One genomic window of Arachis stenosperma cultivar V10309 chromosome 10, arast.V10309.gnm1.PFL2, whole genome shotgun sequence includes the following:
- the LOC130956406 gene encoding polyphenol oxidase, chloroplastic-like: MAFTISSPFSFVSTINNVSTRNNPKHQQVPNRIACNSSSTNNQNTKNESSSSETPRRNVLIGLGGLCGAYTLSANNNPFAYAAPISPPDLSTCGAPDLPNGAKPTNCCPPINTKIIDYKLPSNPPLKVRPAAHLVNDEYLAKYKKAVDLMKSLPSDDPRNFTQQANIHCAYCDGAYHQVGFPDLDLQVHNSWLFFPFHRWYLYFHERILASLIDDPTFALPFWNWDAPRGMQLPSIYTDAKSSLYDKLRNPTHQPPTLVDLDFNMEDPNSNGQVSSNLSIMYRQVVSNGKTSRLFLGNPYRAGDNPDPGLGSLENVPHGPVHLWTGDINQPNGEDMGTFYSAARDPIFYCHHSNVDRMWSVWKSLGGKRKDFTDPDWLESGFLFYDENKNLVRVRVKDCLDSKSLGYVYQDVDIPWLNAKPMPRRGLKAKKVAQRFGVGAALAAETSRNAEFPLVLDSVVSTMVKRPKKSRSKKEKEEEEEVLVIEGIEFDRSVAVKFDVFINDEDDKVVGPNNTEFAGSFVSVPHSHKHKNKKIKTVLRLGLTDLLEDLEVEDDDKIMVTLVPRYGKGKVHIRGIKIELVAD, encoded by the coding sequence ATGGCATTTACTATCTCTTCACCCTTCTCCTTCGTATCCACCATCAATAATGTCTCTACTAGAAATAATCCAAAACACCAACAAGTTCCTAATAGAATTGCATGCAATAGTAGTAGTACTAATAACCAAAACACCAAGAATGAATCATCATCGTCAGAAACACCTAGAAGAAATGTTCTAATAGGGTTAGGAGGGCTTTGTGGTGCTTATACCCTAAGTGCTAACAACAACCCTTTTGCCTATGCTGCTCCTATATCCCCACCAGACCTAAGCACGTGCGGTGCACCTGACCTGCCCAATGGTGCAAAACCCACCAATTGTTGCCCTCCAATTAACACAAAGATCATAGATTACAAGCTTCCTTCAAACCCACCCTTAAAGGTAAGACCAGCAGCACATTTGGTCAACGATGAGTATTTGGCAAAGTACAAAAAAGCCGTTGACCTTATGAAATCCCTACCGTCCGATGATCCAAGAAATTTCACCCAACAAGCCAACATCCATTGTGCTTATTGTGATGGTGCATATCACCAAGTAGGGTTCCCGGATCTTGATCTCCAAGTCCACAACTCATggctcttctttccttttcaccGTTGGTACCTTTACTTCCATGAGAGAATCTTGGCAAGCTTGATCGATGATCCTACCTTTGCCCTACCCTTTTGGAACTGGGATGCTCCACGTGGCATGCAACTACCTTCCATTTATACTGACGCCAAATCTTCTCTCTATGACAAGCTTAGAAACCCTACTCATCAACCACCAACTCTAGTTGACCTAGATTTCAATATGGAGGACCCTAATTCCAACGGCCAAGTTTCCTCCAACCTCTCCATAATGTATAGGCAAGTTGTTTCCAATGGAAAGACTTCTAGACTCTTCCTTGGAAACCCTTACCGTGCCGGCGACAATCCTGATCCTGGTTTGGGATCGTTGGAGAATGTTCCCCATGGTCCTGTCCATTTGTGGACAGGAGATATCAACCAGCCTAACGGCGAGGACATGGGGACATTCTATTCAGCTGCGAGAGATCCTATATTTTATTGCCACCATTCCAACGTAGACAGGATGTGGTCAGTATGGAAATCGCTTGGAGGAAAAAGAAAGGATTTTACTGACCCTGATTGGTTAGAGTCAGGGTTTTTGTTCTACGACGAGAACAAAAACCTTGTCCGTGTTAGAGTCAAGGATTGTCTTGACTCTAAAAGCCTTGGGTATGTCTACCAAGACGTAGACATCCCTTGGCTGAATGCTAAGCCCATGCCACGGCGTGGGCTTAAGGCGAAAAAGGTGGCACAACGTTTTGGTGTTGGCGCGGCTTTGGCTGCAGAGACTTCGAGAAATGCCGAGTTTCCGTTGGTTTTGGATTCTGTTGTGAGTACTATGGTGAAGCGGCCGAAGAAGTCAAGGAGcaagaaggagaaggaggaggaagaggaagttCTGGTGATCGAAGGGATCGAGTTTGATCGGAGTGTGGCGGTGAAGTTTGACGTGTTTATCAACGATGAAGATGACAAGGTTGTGGGCCCCAACAATACGGAGTTTGCTGGAAGCTTTGTGAGTGTGCCTCACTCTCACAAGCACAAGAACAAGAAGATCAAAACTGTTTTGAGGTTAGGGTTGACGGATTTGTTGGAAGATTTGGAAGTAGAAGATGATGATAAGATTATGGTTACGTTGGTTCCAAGGTATGGGAAGGGTAAAGTTCATATTAGAGGCATCAAGATCGAGCTTGTTGCAGATTAA